One uncultured Draconibacterium sp. genomic window, TTGAGCCAATCATACAATCGCGGTGGCCCGGACTTGCCCACTCGGGTAAAAAGCCACTTTCTTTGTATGCGTTTGCCAAACCTTCCTGAATTTTTTCGTTTAACGAAGGATACATCAGGTTAAAGAATGGGAACACCGCACGGAAAGTATCCCAGAAACCATTGTCGGTAAACATATAACCCGGAAGCACTTTGCCGTTGTACGGACTGTAATGAACCACATCGCCGTTTGCATCGAACTCGTAAAATTTACGCGGGAAAAGCAATACACGGTACAAACACGAGTAGAATGTTTTTATCTGGTCGTCGGTACCGCCTTCTACGGCGATTCTCGAAAGTTCTTTGTTCCAGATTGCCTCGCCTTTGGCTTTTACTTCATCAAACGTATCGTTACCCAATTCTTTCATGTTTCGTTCGGCCTGCTCGTAACTGATGAATGATGAAGCCACGCGTGCATGAATTTTTTCTCCTTTGCGGGTTTTAAACTGAATGGCAGCACCAACATGGTCGTCTTGTAATTCGCTCACATTTTCAAGCACTGCATCTTTGCTCCATACTTTTGCTTCAACAAACGGTTTATCGAAAACCACCACAAAATAATTTTTGAAATTGTCGGGAACACCGCCACTGTTGCGGGTTGTGTAACCAATAATTTTATTTTCGCCTGGAATAATTTTTACGTACGAACCACGGTCAAATGCGTCAATTAAAACGCGCGACTCATTGTTTTCGGGGAAGGTAAAACGAAACATGGCAGCACGCTCGGTTGGCGTAATTTCGGTTACCACATCGTAATCGGCCAAATATACACTGTAGTAATGTGGTTTTGCTGTTTCGGCTTTGTGCGAAAACCAGCTGGCTCTTTTATTTCCTTCAATTTTTAATTCGCCGGTTAAAGGGAAAAGCGAAAACTGACCGTAATCGTTTATCCACGGACTTGGCTGGTGGGTTTGTTTAAAACCCTGAATTTTATCGGCATCGTAACCGTACACCCAACCGTTGCCCATTTCGTTGGTTTGGGGAGTCCAGAAATTCATCCCCCATGGCAATGCAATGGCTGGATATGTATTCCCATTTGAAAGTTTAAACTCTGAATCTGTTCCCATTAATGTATTCACATAATCCACGGGTTGCATGTTTTGAGCCTGTACCAACGATACAAAAAGGCTAAAAAACAGTACCATCGAAATAAATCTTACTTTTCTCATAACTTTTAGTGATTTTAAAAAAGGGAAATCCCCGCAAATATAATTCACGGAGATTTCTTTCCTTACAAAAAAACTATTAAATAAATCTAAACTCTACTCATTTAAAGCGTTCACAATCTTCTGATTCATTTTACGAAGGCGGTCTTCTTCCAGTTTTATCACCTTTCTGTCGTAGGTCATCAAACCATTTATTTCGCCTTCAACATCAGTAGTCTGTGTGTAAACACCGGCTGAAAATCCGGCTTTTATCATTTTATAAAGCTCCTCGCCATACTTCACATATTCGTCGGTAACTTCTTTCGAATTCTTAAACTGAACATAGCCCCAGTTGCGGTCGGTGGCCCAAAGGTGTCCTTGAAGCGCCAAACCAATTCCGCCGTATTCGCCCAAAACAGTTGCGCGCTGTGCATCGTACAAATACATTCCCGGTCCAGGATAATTGTGCAAATCGAGCATATCGCCGGTGGTGTAGAAATTACCGCCACTGGCAGGGTTTACCAAACGACTTGGGTCGTAAGCTTTTGTCCACTCTGCAATTTCTTCGGTTTTAAACTGTCCCCAGGCTTCGTTAAACGGTACCCAGCAAACAATCGATGGATTTGAATACAGGTAATCCATAATTCCTTTCCACTCGGCGCGGTAATTGGCTTCCGATTCGGCACTTCTAATCAACTCGGTTCCTGTAAAATACTCGTGGTTTTGCCAACGTGGCGAACGGTCACCGCTTGGCATGTCCTGCCAAACCAGCATTCCCATTTTATCGCAATGTGTGTACCAGCGTGCCGGCTCCACTTTTACGTGTTTGCGAATCATGTTAAATCCGAAATCTTTGGTTTTCTGAATGTCGTATTTTAAAGCTTCATCGCTTGGCGCAGTGTACAATCCATCGGGCCACCAGCCCTGATCGAGCGGGCCAAACTGAAACTGGTCCTTGTTGTTCAACTGCAGACGAACAATGCCGTTTTCGTCTCTTTTTGTTGAAATTTTACGCATGGCAAAATAGCTGTCTACCGCATCAACTACTTTCCCGTTACTCATCAGTTTAATTTTCAGATCGTACAAAAACGGATTTTCGGTGTCCCATAATTTTGCTTCCGGAACAGGAATTTCAAGTGCCTGGCAAGTAGATGCTTTTGCACTTGCAACCTGCTTGTTACCATCCATTACAAGCACTTCGTACACATCGGCGTAAGCCGTATTTTTTGTGATCAACTCAACCGTAACGCGCTGATTGTCGATGTCGGGAGTAGTGCGAACGGTTTCGATGTATTTTTCGGCAACCGGCTCCAACCAAACGGTTTGCCAGATACCGCTAACAGGAGTGTACCAGATTCCTTCGGGCTTACTCACCTGTTTTCCGCGTGGCTGATATCCTTTATCCGACGGGTCCCAAACTTTTACTACCACTTCCTGCTCGCCCGATTTATTCAAAAAGGGAGTTACATTAAACGAAAATGGCGTATATCCGCCTTTGTGCGTTCCCACTTTTATTCCGTTAATCCAGATGTCTGATTTCCAGTCTACAGCTCCAAAGTGCAGCAAAATGGTTTTGCCTTTCCAGGTTGAAGGAACAGTAAACGAACGTTTGTACCACAATTCATTTTCGGCACCAAGTGTTTTCTGCACTCCCGAAAGACTTGATTCAACAGCAAAAGGAACTAAAATTTCACCATCGAAGTTTTCAGGTTGTGCTGCTCCGGTTTTGGTAATGGCATACTCCCAAAGTCCGTTCATGTTTTGCCAGTCGCCACGTTCCATAATTGGACGAGGGTATTCGGGAAGAACATTGTTTGCATCTATTTTTTCGGCCCAGGCCGTTTTAATTTTTTCGCCTGCCGGCTTCCACTGTGCAAAAGCAGTTATACACAGCAATCCTAAAACAAGGAATGTTAAAGTCCTTTTCATTACTTTTCTATTTTATTTAGTTGATTGATTATTTCTATTTCTTTACTGATTATATACCGGAAATTGTGAGATCCTTAAAGTTGTGCAACCATAAGGAATCAACTGAATTTCCTCTTCTGTTTTTTCCACCAAACGATATGGCCACGCAGGTGAAGGTGTTTTTCCAGCCATGTTTCTTTCCTCTTTCCAAAGGGGCAAACGACGGGCTTTTGTTGTAAGCGTAATCGGAGCATTTTCCAGGTTCCACGGATTGGCTTCCACTTTATCGGCTACTTCAATTTTAAAATCTGAATTACGAACCGTTTGTTCCCAAATGGCATAATTCCAGGGCGATTTTGGAAGAACTTCCCAAAAAGTATCGTCGTAATTTTCCTTTGTTACTTCGCGCCACTCTTCTTTAATTTTTAAGGCATACACCAGCGGCCCGCGCTCAATTCCCAGCGACATTTCGTGCCAGTACGAAAACCTGAAATCCATGCTCAGATTCAATTCCACTTTATCACCCGATTTCCATTTACGGTTTAAAACCACAATGCCATTTTCAGGCACTACTTCCTGAACCGTTCCGTTAACGGCTATTTTTGCCGATTTGCACCATTCAGGAATTCGCAAATGAAACGGAAAGTTTACTTCTGTGGCCGTTTCAATTTTAAAGTTGATATTTTCTTTGAATGGATAATCAGTTGTTTCGGTAATTGTAACCTGCTGCCCGCCGGCTACTTTTGCAGTAACTTTAGTGGGTCCGTAAACGAGTGCTGCAATGCCGTTGTCGGCAGTTGCATACCAGGTGTTTTGTACAAATTTTGGCCAGCCCTGGTGCATATTTGTTAAACAGCAAGGGTAACCTGTAGTTGTTCCAAATACGTTTCTTCCTTCACGATCGTTAAAGAAATTACGTTCATCGTCGCTAACTTTTATCTGATTTGCCTGCTGAAAATACTGTTTGCGCATGTAATCGTCGGTGCTTTGCGTTGGCAACACGTTGTAAGCGATTTTCTCCAGGTAATCGGCGTAATACACATCGCCGGTAATTGGGATACTGTTTTCGAAACAAAACATCATTTCTACAGCCGAACACAACTCGGAGCCCTGCGTTGGATCGTTCCCGTGCAAACGTTCGTCGCCGCCGTACATTCCGTTTACAAATCCATGGCAATCTTTTAACGCCAAAAGACCTTTTTTTACCGACTCCAGGTATTTTTCTTCAGGATGTTGCTGGTAATAAATAATGGGCTCCTTTAATCCCTGCGCCACATTTACACAATGCAATTCGGGCAGCGGATTTAGCGTACGAATTACATTTCCCGAATAAACACCGGTCCAGTCATAGGTTTGCTGATGAATAATTTCGGCCAGATCGAGCAAATATTTTTCTTTGGTGATGTTGTACAACCAGTAAACAACCGCCAGGTTATCGCCACCGCGACGGTTTGCCCAAAATGTTACATAGCCAAGTTCGTTTACAGGTAACATTTTTAACTGGTACCTGAAATACTTATCCATTAAAGTGAGTACTCTTTCGTCTTGCGTGGCCATGTAATATTGCTGCAATACTTTCAACATCACCATTTTTGGCCACCAGTCGTTTCGCATTCCCTGCTGTGTTCCCGGAATTTCTTCGTAATTTTCCGGCAATGGGCGCGGACCAAAATAACCGTCTTCCTGCTGGTTATTAATGCTCCATTCAATCCATTTTTGAGCTTTGGCTTTAAGGGCATCATCATTTAAAAGATAAGCCAACGGCACTAAACCGTCGAGCCAGTAAGGGCCACGTTCCCAGCCATCGCCGGTTCCGCCCAGCCAGCCATTGTTATCGCCACAAACCAATTCGTAAACACTGTCCAGCGTTCCGGTTAAACCCTCTGCCTGAATTTTAAGCATTTCGTGCAAAAATCCTTCGGCCTGAATAGCACCAATGGGTAAAGCGGTGTATGGTTGTGCGCTTAATGGAGCCTGGTTGGTTATGTAGTATTGATTTCTTTTTTCTTTTCCGAACGAAACAAAAAAGAGCAAAATAAATGCAAACGTAAGGATACAAATATGTTTCATTGGTTTAAGTTATTGTACGTTCCGAATTCTATTTTACAGTTTTCGCTTTTACTCCTTCGAAAGTAATTTTTACCGGTTTTATCGTCCCGTCATCGTCGAAGTACATTCGATCGATACAGGTTTCGCGGTGATTACCATCGGTTTCTCCTAAAGGTCTACGATGATATACGATATAATACTCATCGCTACCCGGAATATTTATTACAGAATGATGCCCAGCACCAGTTGCCACATTCGGATCCTGTTTAAGAATTTTCCCGATACGTTTGAAAGGGCCAAACGGCGAATCGGCGATGGCGTAAGCCACACTGTAATCAGGACCGGTCCAGCCGCCTTCGCTCCACATAAAATAATATTTACCGTTGCGGATAAACATAAACGGCCCTTCAACATAACCTTCGGGTGTAATTTCCTTAAATACAGTACCGTCTTCAAAAGGCACAAATCCGGTAAAATCATCTTTTAACTTTACAATGTTACAATGTCTCCACCCTCCGTAAATCATATAATACTGTCCGTCTTTGTCATGAAAAACAAACTGATCTATGGGTTGCGCACCGTTGTGAAATTTGTCGAGAAGCGGTTTTCCCAGGTAATCGCGGTACGGGCCGCCGGGCTTGTCTGAAATACCGATTCCAATTCCACCTTCTTCATCGTCGCTTTGAATATCGTTGGCAGCAAAAAACAAAAAGTAATTCTCGCCCTTTTTGATAATTGCCGGTGCCCACATTGCTTT contains:
- a CDS encoding GH92 family glycosyl hydrolase — its product is MRKVRFISMVLFFSLFVSLVQAQNMQPVDYVNTLMGTDSEFKLSNGNTYPAIALPWGMNFWTPQTNEMGNGWVYGYDADKIQGFKQTHQPSPWINDYGQFSLFPLTGELKIEGNKRASWFSHKAETAKPHYYSVYLADYDVVTEITPTERAAMFRFTFPENNESRVLIDAFDRGSYVKIIPGENKIIGYTTRNSGGVPDNFKNYFVVVFDKPFVEAKVWSKDAVLENVSELQDDHVGAAIQFKTRKGEKIHARVASSFISYEQAERNMKELGNDTFDEVKAKGEAIWNKELSRIAVEGGTDDQIKTFYSCLYRVLLFPRKFYEFDANGDVVHYSPYNGKVLPGYMFTDNGFWDTFRAVFPFFNLMYPSLNEKIQEGLANAYKESGFLPEWASPGHRDCMIGSNSATLIADAYLKGGRGYDIETLWDALIKNTENEGPMSSVGRYGVDYYNKLGYVPYNVGINENVARTLEYAFADFCIYKLGKELGKPEKEIEIFAERSQNYKNVFDNESSLMRGKNEDGNFQAPFSPFKWGDAFTEGNSWHYTWSVFHDIEGLIGLMGGKKEFVSMLDSVFVVPPIFDDSYYGGTIHEIREMQIMNMGNYAHGNQPIQHMIYLYNYAGEPWKTQKWVREVMNRLYTPQADGYCGDEDNGQTSAWYVFSSMGFYPVTPAVDEYVLGAPLFKKITVSLENGKTIEINAPKNSADNRYIQNIDFNGKAYGKNYFKYDDLQKGASINFEMGDQPNKKRGTNESDFPYSFSTEK
- a CDS encoding sugar-binding domain-containing protein, coding for MKRTLTFLVLGLLCITAFAQWKPAGEKIKTAWAEKIDANNVLPEYPRPIMERGDWQNMNGLWEYAITKTGAAQPENFDGEILVPFAVESSLSGVQKTLGAENELWYKRSFTVPSTWKGKTILLHFGAVDWKSDIWINGIKVGTHKGGYTPFSFNVTPFLNKSGEQEVVVKVWDPSDKGYQPRGKQVSKPEGIWYTPVSGIWQTVWLEPVAEKYIETVRTTPDIDNQRVTVELITKNTAYADVYEVLVMDGNKQVASAKASTCQALEIPVPEAKLWDTENPFLYDLKIKLMSNGKVVDAVDSYFAMRKISTKRDENGIVRLQLNNKDQFQFGPLDQGWWPDGLYTAPSDEALKYDIQKTKDFGFNMIRKHVKVEPARWYTHCDKMGMLVWQDMPSGDRSPRWQNHEYFTGTELIRSAESEANYRAEWKGIMDYLYSNPSIVCWVPFNEAWGQFKTEEIAEWTKAYDPSRLVNPASGGNFYTTGDMLDLHNYPGPGMYLYDAQRATVLGEYGGIGLALQGHLWATDRNWGYVQFKNSKEVTDEYVKYGEELYKMIKAGFSAGVYTQTTDVEGEINGLMTYDRKVIKLEEDRLRKMNQKIVNALNE
- a CDS encoding beta-L-arabinofuranosidase domain-containing protein — protein: MKHICILTFAFILLFFVSFGKEKRNQYYITNQAPLSAQPYTALPIGAIQAEGFLHEMLKIQAEGLTGTLDSVYELVCGDNNGWLGGTGDGWERGPYWLDGLVPLAYLLNDDALKAKAQKWIEWSINNQQEDGYFGPRPLPENYEEIPGTQQGMRNDWWPKMVMLKVLQQYYMATQDERVLTLMDKYFRYQLKMLPVNELGYVTFWANRRGGDNLAVVYWLYNITKEKYLLDLAEIIHQQTYDWTGVYSGNVIRTLNPLPELHCVNVAQGLKEPIIYYQQHPEEKYLESVKKGLLALKDCHGFVNGMYGGDERLHGNDPTQGSELCSAVEMMFCFENSIPITGDVYYADYLEKIAYNVLPTQSTDDYMRKQYFQQANQIKVSDDERNFFNDREGRNVFGTTTGYPCCLTNMHQGWPKFVQNTWYATADNGIAALVYGPTKVTAKVAGGQQVTITETTDYPFKENINFKIETATEVNFPFHLRIPEWCKSAKIAVNGTVQEVVPENGIVVLNRKWKSGDKVELNLSMDFRFSYWHEMSLGIERGPLVYALKIKEEWREVTKENYDDTFWEVLPKSPWNYAIWEQTVRNSDFKIEVADKVEANPWNLENAPITLTTKARRLPLWKEERNMAGKTPSPAWPYRLVEKTEEEIQLIPYGCTTLRISQFPVYNQ
- a CDS encoding glycoside hydrolase family 43 protein gives rise to the protein MTIKKITTLTLALVFVCLFSNSFAQKRTGNNHNPVFEGWYADPEGIVFDDEYWIFPTYSAPYEEQIFMDAFSSKDLVTWKKHASIIDTDEVKWANKAMWAPAIIKKGENYFLFFAANDIQSDDEEGGIGIGISDKPGGPYRDYLGKPLLDKFHNGAQPIDQFVFHDKDGQYYMIYGGWRHCNIVKLKDDFTGFVPFEDGTVFKEITPEGYVEGPFMFIRNGKYYFMWSEGGWTGPDYSVAYAIADSPFGPFKRIGKILKQDPNVATGAGHHSVINIPGSDEYYIVYHRRPLGETDGNHRETCIDRMYFDDDGTIKPVKITFEGVKAKTVK